The uncultured Paludibaculum sp. sequence ACGGTCGCCGCGGACGAGATTGACCACTTTGTTCCACCAGGGCACTGCGATTCTCCTTTCGTGCCGTTGCCCTTAGGCGTACTTCAGAAAGCGCGCTACCGCGGAAGTCAATCGCTCCCAGTTTTCTTCTTCCTGCTTCAGGCGCTCGCGGCCAGCCGGCGTGATCTCGTAGTAGCGGGCGCGGCGGTTGTTCTCGGTCGTGCCCCATTCGGCGGAGATCAGCGAATCCTGGGCCATCCGGTGCAGGGCGGGATAGAGCGATCCTTCTTCCACCCGCAACTCCTCCTGGGAAATCTGCTGCACCTGCAAGGTGATGCCATAGCCGTGCATTCGCCCGCGGCTGGCAAGCACCTTCAGCACCAGCAGGTCGAGCGTGCCCTGCAAACGGTCGTTGTCGTGGCGTCCCATCCGGCTCTCCTAGATGTCTAGTATAGACATCTAGGAGAGTGGCGAAAGAGTAAAAATCGTAAACAAATCGGCGCCTGGAAAACCCGATCGAGCGGAGTCAAACGGAAGCTCTTGGAACTCCGCGTGCTAAACTCGTTATTTCCTCATGAAAATCGCGATTGGAGCTGACCACGCCGGATTCGCTCTGAAAGAGGAATTGCTGGCCGCGCTGCAGGCCAAAGGCTTGGAAGTGAAGGACTTCGGGACTCACTCCGCCGATTCGACCGACTACCCCGATTACGCTGCCGCAGTCGCCGGCGCGGTGGCCCACGGTGAGTTTGACCGGGGGGTTCTCGTCTGCTCCACAGGAGTCGGAATGTCGATGGCGGCTAATAAGGTCCACGGAATCCGCGCCGCACTCGCCTTCAACGACGATGAGGTGACGCTCACCAGGCAGCACAACGACGCCAACGTGCTGGCCATGGGCGCGCGCTACCTGAACCTGCCTCAGGCCGAGCACCTCGTCGAGGTGTTTCTCGAGACCGAGTTCCTGGGTGGACGCCACCAACGTCGCGTGGACAAGATTATGGATTTGGAAAACCAACCAGCCGAGGAGGACCATCCCGCATGAACGAACAACAGCGTATGAGCCGTACCCTGGCCGAAGTCGATCCCGAGGTCGCCCAGGCGATCCGCCACGAGACGGAACGGCAGAACTCTCGATTGGAACTCATCGCCAGTGAGAATTTCACGTCCGAGGCCATCCTCGAAGCCACGTCCAGCGTCTTCACTAACAAATACGCCGAAGGCTATCCGGCCAAGCGCTACTATGGCGGCTGCGAATATGCCGACGTGGTGGAAAACCTGGCCCGCGACCGCGCCAAACAGCTCTTCAAGGCCGAGTACGCCAATGTTCAGCCGCATTCCGGCTCACAAGCCAACCAGGCGGCCTACACGGCTGTGTTGCAGCCCGGCGACACCATTCTGGGCATGAGCCTGGCGCACGGCGGCCACCTCACCCACGGCCACCCGCTGAACTTCTCGGGCAAAACCTATCACGTCGTCTCCTACGGCGTGAAGCAGGGTGAAGAGACCATCGATTATGAGGAATTGGCGCGACTGGCCGAAGAACACAAGCCGAAGCTGATTGTCGGTGGGGCCAGCGCCTACTCGCGCATCATTGATTTCAAGCGGTTCCGCGAGATCGCCGACTCGGTTGGGGCCCTCTTCATGGTCGACATGGCCCACTTCTCGGGCCTGGTGGCCGCCGGCATTTACCCGAACCCCTGCGAACACGCCCACATCGTCACCTCCACCACGCACAAGACCCTGCGCGGACCACGGGCCGGCATTATCCTGGCACAAGCCCAGTTTGGGGCCGCCATCGATAGGGTCGTCTTCCCCGGGATCCAAGGCGGCCCGCTGGTCCATGTCATCGCGGCCAAGGCAGTCTGCTTCCTGGAGGCGATGAGTCCCGAATTCGTCCAGTACCAGACGCAGGTAGTCGCCAACGCCAAGGCGCTGGCCGCCGGTCTGACCGAGCACGGCTACCGCATCGTCTCGGGGGGGACTGATTCCCACGTAATGCTGGTGGATATCTTCTCCAAGGGCCTGCGCGGCAAGGAGGCCGAAAAGGCCCTGGACGAGGCCTACATCACGGTCAACAAGAACTCCATCCCGTTCGACGTCAATCCACCGCTGAATCCCAGCGGCGTTCGCCTCGGCAGTCCGGCTGTCACCACGCGGGGCTTCCAGGAAGCGGAAATGAAGGAAGTGGCCGCGCTCATCGCACAGGTGCTGGATGCGCCGGCCTCTCCTGAGAACCTGGCTGCCGTACGGCAGCGAGTGGCCGCTCTGACGGAGCGCTTCCCGCTCTATTCCTGGAAACTGCCCACCGTGAACGCCTGATCCTCGGGCTGTACGAACTGAGCCATGCCGCTCCGCATCCTTCTCGACGCCCGCCACGTCAGGGATTTCGGATTCGGCACCTATATCCGGAACCTGGTGCGGGGCCTTGTGGCCATTGCCGCCCCGCATCATTTCCTGCTCGTGGCCCACAAGGCCGATCAACACGAATTCGACGGCCTGCCGTCCAATTTCGAGTTGCTGTTCTATGAGCGCAAGGACAGTGAACCGCTCGACCAGATAGCCTTTCCCTGGTTTGTCCGCTCGCAGCAGGTGGACCTCTCGCACATCCCCTTGAATGTGGTGCCGCTGGCCATGCCTCACCCCTACGTGGTCACGGTGCATGACCTTTCCAGCCTGGTGTGGGATGCTCCGTCCGGCTGGAAGCACGAAATCCGGCAACTTCAGATCCGTCGCGGTCTGATGCGGGCGGAACGCGTCATCACAGTCAGCGAATCCACTCGACATGACGTGGTGCAGCTGCTGGGGATCCCCGCCGCACGGGTGCGCCGCATCTATGGCGGCGCCGATCCACGATTCACACACCACATCCCGGGCCCGGGAGCCCGCGCCGCCGGCCCGGAAGCTTGGGCTCACGAGCGACGGCGTATCCTGGAGCGCTACGGCATCCACTATCCGTTCCTGCTCTACGCCGGCACCATCCGGGCCCAGAAGAACATCCCGAGGCTCGTGGAGGCTTTCTCCTTGCTCCGCGGCGAACTCGAGCATCTTCCACAATGGCGCGATCTTCGCCTGATCATCATCGGCGACGAGATCTCACGCTACCCGGCTGTGCGGCAGGCAGTCATTCAATCGCGCATCGAGCAGCAGGTCCGGTTCCTCGGCTTCGTCCCCCTGGATACCCTGCGGGTCTTCTACGAAGCCGCCTCAGCTTTCGTCTTTCCTTCTCTCTATGAGGGATTCGGCCTCCCACCGCTGGAGGCCATGGCGTCCGGGACGCCCGTCGTCTGCTCGAACTCGACATCGCTCCCCGAAGTAGTGGGCGACGCCGCGATGATCGTCAGCCCCGACAACGTCTTCGACATCGCGCGGGGCATGAAAGAAGTTCTGCTCGACCAGGCACTTCGAGCGGAGCTCATCCGCCGCGGTGTCGAGCGCTCACGCTTCTTCCGCTGGGAAGACACGGCTCGGGAAGTGCTGGAAACATACATCACTGCCGCCACGGGGCGCTCCCGGAACTAGGTCCAGCGGCGCAGGCCGCGGATCATGCGGGGATCGCGCCCGGCCCACAAAACAATCGCGCGGACTATCCGCAGCTGTGGACAATCGTTCAGTTCCACAAAAGACGGTCCGACACGGCCGCTCAGCGTGGTTTGTCCCAAGATCACAAGGCGCTCGTTTT is a genomic window containing:
- a CDS encoding glycosyltransferase family 1 protein, with the translated sequence MPLRILLDARHVRDFGFGTYIRNLVRGLVAIAAPHHFLLVAHKADQHEFDGLPSNFELLFYERKDSEPLDQIAFPWFVRSQQVDLSHIPLNVVPLAMPHPYVVTVHDLSSLVWDAPSGWKHEIRQLQIRRGLMRAERVITVSESTRHDVVQLLGIPAARVRRIYGGADPRFTHHIPGPGARAAGPEAWAHERRRILERYGIHYPFLLYAGTIRAQKNIPRLVEAFSLLRGELEHLPQWRDLRLIIIGDEISRYPAVRQAVIQSRIEQQVRFLGFVPLDTLRVFYEAASAFVFPSLYEGFGLPPLEAMASGTPVVCSNSTSLPEVVGDAAMIVSPDNVFDIARGMKEVLLDQALRAELIRRGVERSRFFRWEDTAREVLETYITAATGRSRN
- a CDS encoding PadR family transcriptional regulator → MGRHDNDRLQGTLDLLVLKVLASRGRMHGYGITLQVQQISQEELRVEEGSLYPALHRMAQDSLISAEWGTTENNRRARYYEITPAGRERLKQEEENWERLTSAVARFLKYA
- the rpiB gene encoding ribose 5-phosphate isomerase B, translated to MKIAIGADHAGFALKEELLAALQAKGLEVKDFGTHSADSTDYPDYAAAVAGAVAHGEFDRGVLVCSTGVGMSMAANKVHGIRAALAFNDDEVTLTRQHNDANVLAMGARYLNLPQAEHLVEVFLETEFLGGRHQRRVDKIMDLENQPAEEDHPA
- the glyA gene encoding serine hydroxymethyltransferase, producing MNEQQRMSRTLAEVDPEVAQAIRHETERQNSRLELIASENFTSEAILEATSSVFTNKYAEGYPAKRYYGGCEYADVVENLARDRAKQLFKAEYANVQPHSGSQANQAAYTAVLQPGDTILGMSLAHGGHLTHGHPLNFSGKTYHVVSYGVKQGEETIDYEELARLAEEHKPKLIVGGASAYSRIIDFKRFREIADSVGALFMVDMAHFSGLVAAGIYPNPCEHAHIVTSTTHKTLRGPRAGIILAQAQFGAAIDRVVFPGIQGGPLVHVIAAKAVCFLEAMSPEFVQYQTQVVANAKALAAGLTEHGYRIVSGGTDSHVMLVDIFSKGLRGKEAEKALDEAYITVNKNSIPFDVNPPLNPSGVRLGSPAVTTRGFQEAEMKEVAALIAQVLDAPASPENLAAVRQRVAALTERFPLYSWKLPTVNA